CCCCGATGCGCAGGTCAAGTACTGCAAGCGCGTGACCGGCCTGAAACGCAACAAGAGCGGCGGCTGGACCGTCAGCATCAAGGACGTCAACAGCGGCAACAGCCGTGAAGTCGATGCCAAATTCGTCTTCCTCGGCGCTGGCGGTGCGGCATTGCCGCTGCTGCAGGCTTCGGGCATTGAAGAGAGCAAGGGCTTCGGCGGTTTCCCGATCAGCGGCCAGTGGCTGCGCTGCGACAACCCGGAAGTGGTCAAGCACCACCAGGCCAAGGTTTACAGCCAGGCTGCGGTGGGTTCGCCACCGATGTCCGTGCCGCACCTGGACACCCGCGTCGTCGACGGCAAGAAGTCCCTGCTGTTCGGGCCGTACGCCGGTTTCACCACCAAGTTCCTCAAGCATGGTTCCTTCATGGACCTGCCGATGTCGGTTCGCGCCGGCAACATCGGCCCGATGCTGGCGGTGGCGAAAAACAACATGGACCTGACCAAGTACCTGGTCAGCGAAGTGATGCAATCGATGGAGCAGCGCCTGGACTCCCTGCGCCGCTTCTACCCGGAAGCCAAAGCCGAAGACTGGCGCCTGGAAGTGGCCGGCCAACGGGTGCAGATCATCAAGAAAGACCCGAAAAAAGGCGGCATCCTGCAATTCGGTACCGAACTGGTCGCGGCCAAGGACGGCTCTCTTGCCGCCCTGCTCGGCGCTTCGCCAGGTGCATCGGTGACCGTTTCGATCATGCTGGAACTGATCGAAAAATGCTTCCCGGGCAAAGCTTCCGGCGAATGGGCTGCCAAACTAGCGGAAATCTTCCCGGCTCGCGAAAAAGTCCTGGAAACCGACGCTGCGCTGTATCGCAAGATCAACACGCAGAACAACGTCGCCCTGGAACTGGTTGAAGCCAGCAGCGAAACCGAAAGCTACGCTTGATCCGGCCCCAATAAAAAACGCCCCGCCCTCATTGAGGGCGGGGCGTTTTTTTATGCCTTCGGATTAACCGCGAGCCTTTTCGATCAGCTCGATGTATTCCGGCGCGTTGCGCTGATCCTGGATCAGGGCAACGAAGTCATTGCCGTGCTCGTCCTTGCCGTTCACGTCATAACCGGCCTCGATGAAGAACGTCAGGAAACGTTCGAAATCGTCGATGCGCAAGCCACGGTAGGCCTTGATCAGTTTGTGCAACGAAGGCGAAGTGGCGTCGACCGGTTCGAAATTGAGGAACAACTTGATCTGCTCATCGCCGATTTCGTCACCAATCACTTGTTTCTTATCTTTACGCATTGCCGGCTCCAGCTCGCAGACATTTCACGGGGCGGGCAGTTTACCCCCGCGCGGGCCCGGCACTCAACGCGGACGAACGCTGCCGGTGTGCAGATCGGCCCAGATATGGCCGTTGGCGTAGCTGAGGAACTGGCAATACACGGTGTCATTGCGCAGCAGATCGATGATCACTCGATACTGAGCCAACGGGTAGTAAAGCGTCAGGGTCTTGCTCTGGTCGTCGTAGACCGGCTTTTTCAGGCTTTTGCTTTCGCCATCGAAATTGACCAGCACCTGGCTGATCGTCGCGCCCTTGTTCAGGGATTTGCCCTTGAGGCGGATCAACAGTGGAGAAGTGACCGGGATAGGTTGCTGGTTGGACTGACGCTGGCTGCCGACCACCACCGAATACTCGGTAACCTGCAACAACTGTTGTTGCTCGGGCTCCGCGTCACGCAGGGTCAGGTCATCCGGGGGCAGGAATTGAGCGTGCATCGGTGCCGGGGCGGCGGCCAGGGGCAGGCTGAGGGTCAGCAACAGGGCGGCGCAGCAGCGGATCAGATGGCTCATGGCGGGCTCCGGAAACGGGGCCGAGCACTCTACCACGCGCGTCCTCCCCTGTAGGAGCGAGCCTGCTCGCGATGGTCGTCAACGATGACGCGGAAAACCTGATACCACGTGGTGTTCTCAGGTCCATCGCGAGCAGGCTCGCTCCTACAGAGGTGGTGTACAAAATCAATCGAACTGCGCGCGCATCCAGGCCTGGTATTCGGCGACACCCGGCTCGCCCTCACGGGGCGCCCAATGTGCCAGCTCACCTTCACCGACCGGCCGATAAGGGCCTGCCTTGCACTCGAACATCAGGCTGTCGGCTTCCAATACCACCAGACCGTGGAACACCCCGGTCGGCAGATCCACGCCGACACAGTCGCCACCGGCCTGCAGGATCTGCTTTTTCACCACTGCGCCGGACTCGTCAAAAATCAACAGCCCAAGGCGCCCCTTGAGGACCAGCAAGGTTTCAGCCTTGTTTTCCCCCAGGTGACGATGAGGCGGGATATAGGTGCCCGGTTGCAGACCGACCGCCATGCGATGACAGGCCTCTTCCATCTGGTGGAAGTTGTGGTGCTGGCGCCCACGCGGATTGGCCCCGGCTTTCTCGGCCAATTCAGTGAACAGCGTTTGATCAAGAAAGCTCGGTGTGGCCATTGCTTACATTCCTTTAACGGCAAAAATTCCGTTGGCGTTGCGCCAGTAACCTTTGTAGTCCATGCCGTAACCGAAGATGTAGCGGTCGATGCACGGCAAACCGACGAAATCGGCCTTCAGGTCCGGGCGAGCCTTGCGGTCGTGGTCCTTGTCGATCAGGACGGCGGTGTGCACTTTACGTGCGCCGGCGTGTTTGCAGAAGTCGATGATTGCGCCCAGGGTGTGACCTTCATCGAGGATGTCGTCGATGATCAGCACGTCACGGTCGATAAACGAGATTTCCGGCTTGGCTTTCCAGAACAGCTCGCCGCCGCTCGTTTCGTTGCGATAGCGGGTGGCGTGCAGGTAGGACGATTCCAGCGGGAAGTTCAGATGGGTCAGCAGCTTGCCGGAGAAAATCAGCCCGCCGTTCATCACACAGAACACCACCGGGTTGCTGTCCGCCAGTTGATCGTTGATTTGCGCACCGACGCGGGCGATGGCCGCCTCGACTTCAGCTTCGGTGTACAGGCAGTCAGCCTCTCGCATGATTTGACGGATATGCTCGAGATTAGCGGACATGGCGCTCTCCAGGGGAATGAGGGGGAGGGTCGATTTCGGAAAAGCGGGCAAAGGTACGCATCCCGAACGGCCAGATCAAGCGTTTGTGGACTAACGTACTCTATGTCTATAGGACATCAACCTCGGATAGATTAATCTAGGCCGGTTTTTTTGCCCGCCGCCGGAGCCTTTTCCCATGCCCATCCTCGAGATCCGCCATCCGCTGATCCGTCACAAACTAGGCCTTATGCGCCGCGCAGACATCAGCACCAAGAATTTCCGTGAGCTCGCTCAGGAAGTCGGCGCCCTGCTCACTTATGAAGCCACCAAAGACCTGCCGCTGGAAACCTACGATATCGAAGGTTGGTGCGGCACCGTGTCGGTGGAAAAAATCGCCGGCAAGAAGATTACCGTGGTGCCGATCCTGCGTGCCGGTATCGGCATGCTCGAAGGCGTGTTGAGCCTGATCCCGGGCGCCAAGGTCAGCGCCGTGGGCGTAGCCCGCAACGAGGAAACCCTCGAAGCCCACACCTACCTTGAGAAACTGGTCCCGGAAATCGACGAGCGCCTGGCCATGATCATCGACCCGATGCTCGCCACCGGCGGTTCGATGGTCGCCACCATCGATCTGTTGAAGAAAGCCGGCTGCAAGGACATCCGCGCCATGGTGCTGGTCGCCGCGCCGGAAGGCATTGCCGTGGTCGAGAAGGCACATCCGGACGTGACCATCTACACCGCCTCCATCGATCAGAAACTCAACGAACACGGTTACATCATCCCGGGCCTGGGCGATGCCGGTGACAAGATCTTCGGCACCAAGCAGAAGGACGCGTGACCATGCAGGATGAGTTCAACGATCCGCTCTGGCGCACGGTGCTGTCTGGCGCGCAGATGCTGTTCGTGGCTTTTGGCGCCCTGGTGCTGATGCCACTGATCACGGGCCTGGACCCGAACGTGGCGCTGTTTACCGCAGGTCTGGGGACGATTCTGTTCCAGATCGTCACCGGGCGTCAGGTGCCGGTGTTTTTGGCGTCGAGCTTTGCCTTCATCACTCCGATCATTCTCGCCAAGGGCCAGTTCGGCCTGGCGGCGACCATGGGCGGCGTGATGGCGGCCGGCTTCGTCTATACCTTCCTCGGCCTGGCCGTGAAGATCAAAGGCACCGGCTTCATCGACCGCCTGCTGCCGCCCGTGGTGATTGGCCCGGTGATCATCTCCATCGGCCTGGCCATGGCGCCGATCGCCGCCAACATGGCGATGGGCAAGGCCGGCGACGGTTCCGAGCTGATTCATTACCAGACGGCCATGATGATCTCGATGCCAGCGCTGCTGACCACCCTGATCGTCGCGGTGTTCGGCAAAGGCATTTTCCGCCTGGTACCGATCATCTCCGGCGTGCTTGTGGGTTTTGGCATGTCGTTCTATTTCGGCGTGGTCGACACCGCGAAGATTGCAATGGCACCGTGGTTCGCCATCCCGAACTTCACTGCACCGGAATTCAACTGGCAGGCGATCCTGTTCATCGTTCCGGTGGCACTGGCGCCGGCCATCGAGCACATCGGCGGCGTGATTGCGGTGGGCAGCGTGACCGGTCGCGACTACCTGAAGAAGCCAGGCCTGCATCGCACCCTGCTCGGTGACGGCATCGCCACCACCGCAGCCGGCCTGTTCGGCGGCCCGCCCAACACCACCTATGCCGAAGTGACTGGCGCGGTGATGCTGACCAAGAACTACAACCCGAAAATCATGACCTGGGCGGCGATCTTCGCCATCAGCCTGGCGTTCATCGGCAAATTCGGCGCGTTGCTGCAGAGCATTCCGGTGCCGGTGATGGGCGGGATTCTGTGCCTGTTGTTCGGTTCGATCGCGGCGGTGGGCATGAACACGCTGATTCGCCACAAGATCGACCTGGGCGAAGCGCGCAATCTGGTGATCGTCTCGGTAACCCTGGTGTTCGGGATTGGTGGCGTACTCGTCGGCACCGGTACCGGTCCGGACGATTTCGGCCTCAAAGGCATCGCGCTGTGCGCGGTGGTGGCGATTGCGCTGAACCTGATCCTGCCGGGCAATGACAGCTGGAAGCACAAGAAGGCGGATGAGCCGCTGATTTAATTGGCCTTCAGTACGCCATCGCGGGCAAGCCTTGCTCCTACAGGTTTTATGTCGACCTCACCATTGTGAAACGACGCGAAACCTGTGGGAGCAAGGCTTGCCCGCGATGCTTTTAAAGGGTCAAAGGCGCCCTTTCGCACAACGTGCTCAATGCCCGCGCCCACCGCGGATCATCATTGAGGCACGGCACCAACACCAACTCCTCCCCTCCCGCCTCGCGGAACTGCTCCAACCCGCGATCGCCGATTTCTTCCAGGGTCTCGATGCAGTCAGCCACGAAGGCAGGGCACATCACCAACACCTTCTTTACACCGCTTTTAGCCAGCTCATCGAGGCGCGCTTCGGTATAGGGCTCGATCCATTTGGCGCGTCCCAGGCGCGACTGGAAGGACACCGACCACTTGCCGTCCGGCAGGCCCATGCGCTTGGCAAACTCCCTGGCGGTGCGCAGGCACTGGCCGCGATAACAGGTGGCAACCACTTGCGGCGGCGCACCGGCGCAGCAGTCGCCTTCGCCGTCGAAGCGATGGCCCGGATTGAGTTTGGTCAGGTGTCGTTCCGGCAATCCGTGGAAGCTCAGCAACAAGTGATCGTAATCCTGTTGCAGGTAAGGACTGGCCGTTGCCACGAGGGCGTCGAGGTATTCCGGCTGATCGTAGAACGGCTGGAGCACTGACAGTTGCAGATCGAGTTTCTTGTCGCGCACAACCCGCCTGGCTTCCTCGATCACAGTGGTCGTGGTGCTGTCGGCGAACTGTGGATAAAGCGGTGCCAGGGTGATGCGCTTGTGCCCTTGGGCGACCAGCTTCAACAGGGCGGACTCAATGGACGGCTCGCCGTAACGCATCGCCAGTTCAACCGGACCGTGATGCCATTGCGAGCTCATGGCCTGTTGCAGGCGTCGGCTTAGCACCACCAGCGGCGAGCCCTCCTCCCACCAGATCGAGGCATAGGCGTGGGCCGACTGTTCCGGGCGCTTGATCAGGATCAATGACACCAGCAAACGCCGCACCGGCCATGGCAGGTCGATCACGTAGGGATCCATCAGAAACTGATTGAGGTAGCTGCGCACATCCGCCACCGAGGTGGAGGCCGGTGAGCCCAGGTTGACCAGGAGCAACGCGTGATCGGTCATGCAACGTCCTATTTCAGAGGCGGCTGGACAGATCATCCAGGGCCGCGCGCAAATCAGTGAACTGGAAAGTGAAACCTGCCTTGAGCAAGCGAGCCGGCATGGCTCGCTGACCACCCAACAACAGCAACGACAATTCGCCCAACCCGACCTTCAGCGCAATCGCCGGCATCGGCATGAACGCCGGACGGTGCAGCACGCTACCGAGGGTTTTGGCAAACTCGCGATTGCGCGCCGGCTTCGGTGCGCAGGCATTATAGGGACCGCTGGCTTCATTGCGATGCAGAAGAAAATCGATCAGGGCGATTTGATCGTCGATATGGATCCACGGCATCCACTGCCGACCATTGCCAATCGGCCCGCCCAGCCCCAGTTTGAACGGCAATAACAGCCGCGACAAAAAGCCGCCCTCGGCCGACAGCACCAGCCCGGTGCGGATGAGTATCACGCGAATGCCCAAGGCTTCGGCACGCTGGGCCGTTTCCTCCCAGGCAATACACAACTGACTGGCGAAATCGTCGATTACCGGTGGCGACGCCTCAGTCAGTTCACGCTCGCCGCCATCGCCATACCAGCCCACGGCGGAACCGGAAATCATCAGCCGTGGTTTCTGCTCCCGGCTTTCGAGCCAGGCCAGCAGAGTTTCCGTCAGGGTAATGCGACTGCTCCATAACAACGCTTTGCGCTTGTGCGTCCATGGACGATCGGCGATCGGTGCGCCGGCGAGATTGACGATGGCATCGACAGGCTCCTGCCCCACTTCCTCCAGTCGAGCGATTCCCCGCACTTGAGCACCACAGATTTTCGCCACTTTGACCGGCGTGCGACTCCACACAGTCAGCCGATGCCCCTGACTCAACCAGTGCCGACAGAGCTGACGTCCTATCAAACCAGTACCGCCGGTCAGCAATATGTGCATGACTTCTTCCTCGCGTGGCGTTTTACCTTGATCACTAGTCTATTTTTATAAGCAAGGGATCTTTGATATCGGGCAGCCTCTGTGTTTAACAATAGGTCAAGCTGTCGGAACGAGAACGCGAGAAGTTGTACCTAATAACAAAATTGTACAGGTTTTAACCCCCGCGTAGTCTGTACAGAAAGAAAGGTAAACGAGGCCCTTATGACTGTACCTATCGCAATCATCGGCACCGGCATTGCCGGGCTCTCAGCCGCTCAAGCCCTGACGGACGCAGGGCATGTCGTGCAGCTTTTTGACAAAAGCCGCGGCAGTGGCGGGCGCATGTCGAGCAAGCGCAGCGATGCGGGTGCCCTGGACATGGGGGCGCAATACTTCACCGCGCGCGACCGCCGCTTCGTCACTGAAGTCCAGCGCTGGCAAGCCAACGGCTGGGTCGCCGAGTGGACGCCGCAGCTGTACACCTACCACGGTGGCCGGCTCGATCTGTCGCCGGACGAACAGACGCGCTGGGTCGGTACGCCGCGCATGAGCGCGATCACCCGCGCCCTGCTCGGCGATCTCGAAGTGCATTTCGCCTGCCGGATCACCGAGGTGTATCGCGGTGAAGAACACTGGCATCTGCAGGACGCCGAAGGCTTTACCCACGGCCCCTTCAGTCACGTCGTGATCGCCACGCCCGCCCCGCAGGCAACCGCGCTGCTGGCCTCGGCGCCGAAGCTCGCCGGTGCCGCCGCCGGGGTGAAAATGGACCCGACCTGGGCCGTTGCCCTGGCGTTCGAAACCCCGTTGGAAACGCCCATGGAAGGTTGCTTCCTGCAAGACAGCCCGCTCGACTGGCTGGCGCGCAATCGTAGCAAACCCGGGCGCGACAACACCCTGGACACTTGGGTACTGCACGCCACCAGCGCCTGGAGCCGCCAGCACATCGATCTGCCGAAAGAGGCCGTGATCGAGCAATTGCACGGAGCCTTCGCCGAACTGCTGCACAGCGCCATGCCCGCGCCGACCTTCAGCCTCGCCCACCGCTGGCTCTACGCCCGCCCCAACAGCAATCACGAATGGGGCACCCTGGCCGATGCCGATCTGGGCCTGTATGCGTGTGGTGACTGGTGTCTGTCGGGGCGGGTGGAGGGTGCATGGCTCAGCGGCCAGGAGGCTGCCCGCCGTTTGCATGAGCATTTGCAGTAACCCTCTGTAGGGGCTGCCGAAGGCCGCTCCTACATAAACTTGTACAAAAAATTTGACTTGCACACCTTTGAATCTATGATGAACCCAAGTTGTACAGATACCAAAAGCTGTACAGGTTTTGATTCCGAGGTGCTTCCATGCCCCTGCCCGCCACCAAACCGAAAATCGCCATCAGCGCCTGCCTGATGGGCGCCGAGGTGCGCTACAACGGTGGACACAAGGCATCACGACTGTGCCGCCAAACACTTTCCGACTACTTCGATTTCGTGCCGGTCTGCCCGGAAGTGGCCATCGGCCTGGGCATTCCCCGTGAACCGATCCGGCTGGTGGGTGATGTGGACCAGCCCCAGGCAATCGGTACGGTCACTCCCCAGCTCAACGTCACCCGGCCACTGGCCGAATACGGCCAACACATGGCGGTGGAACTGGACGATATCTGCGGCTACATCTTCATGCAGCAGTCACCATCCTGTGGACTGGAGCGGGTCAAGGTCTACCACGCTAACGGCGCACTGCTGGACCGTGGCGGCCAGGGCATCTACGCCCGGGCCTTTTGCGCGTCGCGTCCCGATTTGCCGGTGGAGGAAGACGGACGGCTGAACGACCCGGTCCTGCGGGAAAACTTCCTCACCCGCGTATTCGCTTTCCACGCCTGGCAGCAACTGCTGCAAGAAGGTTTGAGCCGTCGCGGCCTCACCGACTTTCATTCGCGCTACAAGTACCTGCTGATGGCGCATAACCCGGTGCAATACAAAACACTGGGCAACCTGCTGGGCAACATGGGCCGCACTGATCCACGAACACTGGGTCCGCGTTACTTCAGCGAACTGATGACAGCCCTGAAACGCTGCGCCACGCGAGGCACGCACACCAACGTCCTGCAACACCTCAGCGGTTATCTGAAACAGGCGATCAGCGCCGAGGATAAACAGGAAGTGCAGCACGTCATTGGCCAGTATCGTCACGGCATCGTGCCGCTGGTGGTGCCGCTGACGCTGCTCAAGCATCACTTTCGCCAACACCCTGATCCCTACATTGCGCAGCAGGTCTACCTGCAGCCGCACCCGGAAAACCTCAGTTTGCGAAACGCCATTTGATGAACGCCCGACCCGACAGCAGCGCCAGCGAAGACCTGGGCGCGGACTTTCGCAAAGCCCTCGACGAAGGCTGGCTTCCTATTCGAGAAGTGGCCCGTAAGACGGGGGTGAACGCCATCACCCTGCGCGCCTGGGAACGCCGCTATGGCTTGATCGTGCCGCAGCGCACGCCCAAGGGGCACCGGCTGTTCTCGGCCGAACATGTGCAACGCATCCTGACTATTCTGACCTGGCTCAATCGTGGTGTCGCCGTCAGCCAGGTCAAGCCATTGCTCGACACTCCGCAGGCCATCAGCGGCCCCGTGGAAAACGATTGGCAACGGTTGCGCCAGACTCTTTTGCAAGCGGTTACGCATCTGGCCGAGCGCACCCTGGACGACACCATCAACCAGAACATCGCGCTGTACCCGCCGCGAACCTTGTGCGAGCACCTGCTGATGCCCTTGCTGGCGGATCTGGAGCAACGCTGGCAAGGCCAGTTTGGCGCCCAGGTGGAGCGCGTATTTTTTTATTCCTGGCTACGCAGCAAATTCGGCGCGCGCATCTACCATAACAACCGCCAGCTAAACACTTCGCCCCTGTTATTGATCAATCACTCGGACCTGCCACTGGAACCGCATCTGTGGCTCACCGCCTGGCTGATCAGCAGCGCCGATTGTCCGGTGCAAGTGTTCGACTGGCCGCTGCCCGCCGGAGAACTGGCGCTGGCGGTGGACCATCTGCAACCCCGGGGCGTGCTGCTGTATTCCAGCAAAGCCATGAACCTTGCGCAGTTGACGAAACTTTTGAATGGCGTCAACTGCCCAAAAATGATCGCCGGACCAACGGTGTGCATCCACCACGCCGAGTTGTCCGAAAGAACTGCCGTGATTGCTGAGTTGTACCTGGCCCAAGACCCGTTGCTGGCACACCAGGCACTCATTCGGCACGGGTTGATTTGATATGGACGTCTGCATGCAATTGATCTGGCTGCGCTGCGACTTGCGCGTAAACGACAACACCGCCCTCTCGGCCGCCGCCGCGGCAGGCCCCTGCGTGGCGGTGTATCTGTTGAGCCCCGGGCAATGGCTGGAACACGACGATGCGCCGTGCAAAGTGGACTTCTGGCTACGCAATCTGGCGCATCTGAGCCAGGCGCTGGGCGAGCTGAACATTCCCCTGTTGATCCGCTCGGCCGACCACTGGGATCAGGCGCCAGAGGTACTGCTGGAGTTGTGCCGGCAACTGAAGATCGACGCCGTGCATTTCAACGAGGAATACGGCATCCACGAAAGCCAGCGCGACACGGCAGTGACCGACACGCTGCAAGGCGAAGGTATTGCCGTTCACCGTTATCTCGATCAACTGCTGTTCCGGCCTGGCAGCGTGCTGACCAAAACCGGCACGTACTTCCAGGTTTTCAGTCAGTTTCGCAAGGTCTGTTACGAACGCCTGCACCATTCCTTGCCCGGTCTGGTTAAAGCACCCAGAGCGCAAAAGCCGGTGAAGGTTGCCAGCGACGAGATCCCGACCCGGATCGAGGGCTTTGCCCCTCCCACCGAGCACCTGCGCCGGATGTGGCCCGCCGGCGAGGTTGAAGCAAGACGGCGCCTCGACAGTTTCACAGACGCCCAGATCGACCACTACCAGGCCGAGCGGGACTTCCCGGCCAAACCCGGCACCAGCCAACTGTCGGCCTATCTCGCCACCGGCGTGATTTCCCCGCGCCAGTGCCTGCACGCGGCATTGCAGAGCAAT
This genomic interval from Pseudomonas putida contains the following:
- a CDS encoding WbuC family cupin fold metalloprotein, whose product is MATPSFLDQTLFTELAEKAGANPRGRQHHNFHQMEEACHRMAVGLQPGTYIPPHRHLGENKAETLLVLKGRLGLLIFDESGAVVKKQILQAGGDCVGVDLPTGVFHGLVVLEADSLMFECKAGPYRPVGEGELAHWAPREGEPGVAEYQAWMRAQFD
- a CDS encoding YbgA family protein is translated as MPLPATKPKIAISACLMGAEVRYNGGHKASRLCRQTLSDYFDFVPVCPEVAIGLGIPREPIRLVGDVDQPQAIGTVTPQLNVTRPLAEYGQHMAVELDDICGYIFMQQSPSCGLERVKVYHANGALLDRGGQGIYARAFCASRPDLPVEEDGRLNDPVLRENFLTRVFAFHAWQQLLQEGLSRRGLTDFHSRYKYLLMAHNPVQYKTLGNLLGNMGRTDPRTLGPRYFSELMTALKRCATRGTHTNVLQHLSGYLKQAISAEDKQEVQHVIGQYRHGIVPLVVPLTLLKHHFRQHPDPYIAQQVYLQPHPENLSLRNAI
- the mqo gene encoding malate dehydrogenase (quinone), encoding MAHNEAVDVVLVGAGIMSATLAVLLKELDPAIKLEVVELMDSGAAESSNPWNNAGTGHAGLCELNYTPQSADGKVDIKKAVHINTQFEVSKQFWSYLTKKGTFGSCKSFISPVPHLSFVQGDKGVSFLKERFKLLSKHHAFSDMEYTEDKAKMAEWMPLMMPGRAKDEVLAATRVINGTDVNFGALTNQLLKHLTSAPDAQVKYCKRVTGLKRNKSGGWTVSIKDVNSGNSREVDAKFVFLGAGGAALPLLQASGIEESKGFGGFPISGQWLRCDNPEVVKHHQAKVYSQAAVGSPPMSVPHLDTRVVDGKKSLLFGPYAGFTTKFLKHGSFMDLPMSVRAGNIGPMLAVAKNNMDLTKYLVSEVMQSMEQRLDSLRRFYPEAKAEDWRLEVAGQRVQIIKKDPKKGGILQFGTELVAAKDGSLAALLGASPGASVTVSIMLELIEKCFPGKASGEWAAKLAEIFPAREKVLETDAALYRKINTQNNVALELVEASSETESYA
- a CDS encoding uracil-xanthine permease family protein, with protein sequence MQDEFNDPLWRTVLSGAQMLFVAFGALVLMPLITGLDPNVALFTAGLGTILFQIVTGRQVPVFLASSFAFITPIILAKGQFGLAATMGGVMAAGFVYTFLGLAVKIKGTGFIDRLLPPVVIGPVIISIGLAMAPIAANMAMGKAGDGSELIHYQTAMMISMPALLTTLIVAVFGKGIFRLVPIISGVLVGFGMSFYFGVVDTAKIAMAPWFAIPNFTAPEFNWQAILFIVPVALAPAIEHIGGVIAVGSVTGRDYLKKPGLHRTLLGDGIATTAAGLFGGPPNTTYAEVTGAVMLTKNYNPKIMTWAAIFAISLAFIGKFGALLQSIPVPVMGGILCLLFGSIAAVGMNTLIRHKIDLGEARNLVIVSVTLVFGIGGVLVGTGTGPDDFGLKGIALCAVVAIALNLILPGNDSWKHKKADEPLI
- the hemH gene encoding ferrochelatase, translated to MTDHALLLVNLGSPASTSVADVRSYLNQFLMDPYVIDLPWPVRRLLVSLILIKRPEQSAHAYASIWWEEGSPLVVLSRRLQQAMSSQWHHGPVELAMRYGEPSIESALLKLVAQGHKRITLAPLYPQFADSTTTTVIEEARRVVRDKKLDLQLSVLQPFYDQPEYLDALVATASPYLQQDYDHLLLSFHGLPERHLTKLNPGHRFDGEGDCCAGAPPQVVATCYRGQCLRTAREFAKRMGLPDGKWSVSFQSRLGRAKWIEPYTEARLDELAKSGVKKVLVMCPAFVADCIETLEEIGDRGLEQFREAGGEELVLVPCLNDDPRWARALSTLCERAPLTL
- the phrB gene encoding deoxyribodipyrimidine photo-lyase; the encoded protein is MQLIWLRCDLRVNDNTALSAAAAAGPCVAVYLLSPGQWLEHDDAPCKVDFWLRNLAHLSQALGELNIPLLIRSADHWDQAPEVLLELCRQLKIDAVHFNEEYGIHESQRDTAVTDTLQGEGIAVHRYLDQLLFRPGSVLTKTGTYFQVFSQFRKVCYERLHHSLPGLVKAPRAQKPVKVASDEIPTRIEGFAPPTEHLRRMWPAGEVEARRRLDSFTDAQIDHYQAERDFPAKPGTSQLSAYLATGVISPRQCLHAALQSNQGEFESGKVGAVTWINELLWREFYKHILVGYPRVSRHRAFRPETEALAWRDAPDELAAWQEARTGLPIIDAAMRQLLETGWMHNRLRMIVAMFLTKNLLIDWREGERFFMRHLIDGDLAANNGGWQWSSSTGTDSAPYFRIFNPLSQSEKFDAQGVFIKAWLPELAGLNKKEVHNPDVGGLFGVADYPPPIVDLHASRARALAAFKNLPPRQSAGGEHGY
- a CDS encoding PA4642 family protein, encoding MRKDKKQVIGDEIGDEQIKLFLNFEPVDATSPSLHKLIKAYRGLRIDDFERFLTFFIEAGYDVNGKDEHGNDFVALIQDQRNAPEYIELIEKARG
- a CDS encoding MerR family transcriptional regulator; translated protein: MNARPDSSASEDLGADFRKALDEGWLPIREVARKTGVNAITLRAWERRYGLIVPQRTPKGHRLFSAEHVQRILTILTWLNRGVAVSQVKPLLDTPQAISGPVENDWQRLRQTLLQAVTHLAERTLDDTINQNIALYPPRTLCEHLLMPLLADLEQRWQGQFGAQVERVFFYSWLRSKFGARIYHNNRQLNTSPLLLINHSDLPLEPHLWLTAWLISSADCPVQVFDWPLPAGELALAVDHLQPRGVLLYSSKAMNLAQLTKLLNGVNCPKMIAGPTVCIHHAELSERTAVIAELYLAQDPLLAHQALIRHGLI
- a CDS encoding NAD(P)/FAD-dependent oxidoreductase, whose product is MTVPIAIIGTGIAGLSAAQALTDAGHVVQLFDKSRGSGGRMSSKRSDAGALDMGAQYFTARDRRFVTEVQRWQANGWVAEWTPQLYTYHGGRLDLSPDEQTRWVGTPRMSAITRALLGDLEVHFACRITEVYRGEEHWHLQDAEGFTHGPFSHVVIATPAPQATALLASAPKLAGAAAGVKMDPTWAVALAFETPLETPMEGCFLQDSPLDWLARNRSKPGRDNTLDTWVLHATSAWSRQHIDLPKEAVIEQLHGAFAELLHSAMPAPTFSLAHRWLYARPNSNHEWGTLADADLGLYACGDWCLSGRVEGAWLSGQEAARRLHEHLQ
- a CDS encoding hypoxanthine-guanine phosphoribosyltransferase, which translates into the protein MSANLEHIRQIMREADCLYTEAEVEAAIARVGAQINDQLADSNPVVFCVMNGGLIFSGKLLTHLNFPLESSYLHATRYRNETSGGELFWKAKPEISFIDRDVLIIDDILDEGHTLGAIIDFCKHAGARKVHTAVLIDKDHDRKARPDLKADFVGLPCIDRYIFGYGMDYKGYWRNANGIFAVKGM
- the upp gene encoding uracil phosphoribosyltransferase, which translates into the protein MPILEIRHPLIRHKLGLMRRADISTKNFRELAQEVGALLTYEATKDLPLETYDIEGWCGTVSVEKIAGKKITVVPILRAGIGMLEGVLSLIPGAKVSAVGVARNEETLEAHTYLEKLVPEIDERLAMIIDPMLATGGSMVATIDLLKKAGCKDIRAMVLVAAPEGIAVVEKAHPDVTIYTASIDQKLNEHGYIIPGLGDAGDKIFGTKQKDA
- a CDS encoding TIGR01777 family oxidoreductase — its product is MHILLTGGTGLIGRQLCRHWLSQGHRLTVWSRTPVKVAKICGAQVRGIARLEEVGQEPVDAIVNLAGAPIADRPWTHKRKALLWSSRITLTETLLAWLESREQKPRLMISGSAVGWYGDGGERELTEASPPVIDDFASQLCIAWEETAQRAEALGIRVILIRTGLVLSAEGGFLSRLLLPFKLGLGGPIGNGRQWMPWIHIDDQIALIDFLLHRNEASGPYNACAPKPARNREFAKTLGSVLHRPAFMPMPAIALKVGLGELSLLLLGGQRAMPARLLKAGFTFQFTDLRAALDDLSSRL